A genomic segment from Flavobacterium litorale encodes:
- a CDS encoding GNAT family N-acetyltransferase — protein MYSIAQYTTSHYSLWNDFIAQTKNGTFLFHRDYMEYHSDRFEDFSLLLFNNEKLVAVFPANREGGVVHSHKGLTYGGLLYGNKTKLADVIVLYRILLEYLANNTITTLHVKPVPAIYHKFPAQEQEYVLFLLNATLSRRDGLSVIDRNNLLPVTKSRKEAIRRGVKNGLSIAEEPNFKLFWEEILIPNLQHRHKVKPVHSLEEIIYLHNKFPDRIRHFNVYDNDRIVAGTTVYLTDTVAHPQYISGEEDRNALGSLDYLYNHIIDLFADKRYFDFGPSTEEQGLKLNHGLVFWKESFGARTIIQDFYEIDTANFGLLDTVLI, from the coding sequence ATGTACAGCATAGCGCAATACACTACTTCTCACTATAGTTTATGGAATGATTTTATAGCCCAGACTAAAAATGGAACTTTTCTTTTCCATAGGGATTATATGGAGTACCATAGCGACCGATTTGAGGATTTCTCGTTACTATTATTTAATAATGAAAAGCTTGTTGCTGTTTTTCCTGCCAATAGGGAAGGGGGCGTAGTGCATTCCCATAAAGGACTTACTTACGGAGGGTTGTTGTATGGTAACAAAACAAAACTAGCTGATGTTATTGTATTATATAGGATTTTACTAGAATATCTTGCCAATAATACTATTACTACGTTGCATGTAAAACCCGTGCCCGCTATTTATCACAAATTTCCAGCACAGGAGCAAGAGTATGTTTTGTTTTTGCTTAATGCTACGTTATCGCGTAGGGATGGGCTGTCAGTAATAGATAGAAATAACTTATTACCCGTTACTAAGTCCCGAAAAGAAGCTATTAGGCGCGGTGTTAAAAATGGACTTAGTATAGCAGAGGAGCCGAACTTTAAATTGTTTTGGGAGGAAATTCTTATCCCTAATTTACAACATAGGCATAAAGTAAAACCTGTACATAGTTTGGAAGAAATAATATATTTACATAACAAGTTTCCTGATAGAATACGCCACTTTAATGTATATGATAACGATAGAATTGTGGCAGGCACAACTGTGTACCTTACAGATACCGTAGCACACCCACAATACATATCAGGAGAAGAAGATCGTAATGCACTTGGTAGTCTTGATTATTTGTATAATCACATTATTGATTTATTTGCTGACAAAAGATATTTTGATTTTGGACCCTCTACAGAAGAGCAAGGACTAAAACTCAATCATGGACTAGTATTCTGGAAAGAAAGTTTTGGAGCCAGAACTATAATACAGGACTTTTACGAGATAGATACTGCTAATTTTGGGTTACTAGATACCGTTTTAATTTAA
- a CDS encoding O-antigen translocase, producing the protein MKFLKQITDNPIFKVSSLNTISVLIKIAGGLLASKIIAIFLGPAGLALVGNFRNFVRQAEVFGTLGFENGIIKYIAENENDDPKKQRVITTVFYSVLAAIIVLSIILVIFADTLNTLFFGDEHTYDWIFRIMILALPWYIGNLVFVGILNGLTRYKEVIKINIWGNVTGVLLSAILIWQLNVPGALLGLVISPSLMFLASFYFLKKQLGSFSFLHIKKFDSSILKGLLSYSLMSLVTTAIGPLVAISIRTHIIDDHSANEAGFWEAMSRISFFYLMFVSTLLTVYFFPKLSAAKTNKETNNVFWSYYKTIVPIFGLGLLTIFLLRNFIVRLLFNDDFLPMTDLFLWQLIGDFLKVIALILGYEFFAKKMTKAFIITEITSYVILYFSSHYFIRLFGAEGAVMGHAITYMLYLFVLGFYFRKKLFISNK; encoded by the coding sequence TTGAAATTTCTGAAGCAGATAACAGATAATCCTATTTTTAAAGTGTCTTCACTTAATACCATTAGTGTATTGATAAAGATTGCTGGAGGATTATTAGCATCAAAAATAATTGCTATTTTTTTAGGACCGGCAGGTTTGGCGTTGGTAGGAAATTTTAGGAATTTTGTACGACAAGCCGAAGTATTTGGTACACTTGGTTTTGAGAATGGAATTATAAAATATATTGCCGAAAATGAAAACGACGATCCCAAAAAACAGCGTGTAATAACAACCGTTTTTTACAGTGTACTTGCTGCAATTATAGTACTTAGTATTATATTAGTCATTTTTGCTGATACATTAAATACTCTTTTTTTTGGTGATGAGCATACATACGATTGGATTTTTAGGATAATGATTTTAGCATTACCATGGTATATCGGTAATCTAGTTTTTGTAGGTATCCTTAATGGGTTAACACGCTATAAAGAAGTTATAAAAATTAATATTTGGGGTAATGTAACAGGAGTATTATTATCTGCAATATTAATCTGGCAATTAAATGTGCCAGGGGCATTACTGGGGTTAGTAATTTCACCCTCTCTTATGTTTTTAGCTTCTTTTTATTTTCTTAAAAAACAATTAGGAAGTTTTTCATTTTTGCATATTAAAAAGTTTGACAGTTCAATATTAAAAGGGCTATTGTCCTATAGTTTAATGAGTTTGGTAACTACAGCTATAGGACCATTGGTTGCTATTTCGATACGTACACATATTATTGATGACCATAGTGCTAATGAGGCTGGTTTTTGGGAAGCTATGAGTCGAATTTCGTTTTTTTATCTCATGTTTGTCTCAACATTACTAACGGTTTATTTTTTTCCAAAACTTTCGGCTGCAAAAACAAATAAAGAAACAAACAATGTATTTTGGAGCTATTATAAAACAATAGTTCCTATTTTTGGTTTAGGATTACTAACTATATTTTTACTTCGTAACTTCATAGTTCGTTTATTGTTTAATGATGATTTTCTGCCAATGACTGATTTATTTTTATGGCAGTTAATAGGTGATTTTTTAAAAGTAATAGCATTAATATTGGGTTACGAGTTTTTTGCTAAAAAAATGACTAAAGCTTTTATTATTACAGAAATAACATCGTACGTTATTCTATATTTTTCTAGTCACTACTTTATAAGATTATTCGGTGCAGAAGGCGCAGTTATGGGGCACGCCATTACATACATGCTTTATTTATTTGTATTGGGTTTTTATTTTAGGAAAAAGCTCTTTATATCGAATAAATAG